The Lacrimispora xylanolytica genome has a segment encoding these proteins:
- the licT gene encoding BglG family transcription antiterminator LicT, which produces MKIEKVLNNNMVLAYNTEGKEVILKGKSIGFGRKKGDEIDRKLVERVFVQNDKKDARHFEEYFAKLPQEYWEISEQTVDYAKSEFGIQLNERTILTVCDHIAGAVDRYRDGVILRNAMVWEGKRFYPNEFKVGQYALDLIQKRLNVKMEEDEAMFLAFHFVYGQLKKKEPENFELITQIIRDIVDIVEASYQVKLNAESWDYRRFVTHIRFFAQRMLQNKQYEITDEDWFHVLKEKYRNSYNCIVKIADYVHDRYYYEMDREEMMYLMIHIEKVTRDLK; this is translated from the coding sequence ATGAAGATTGAGAAAGTACTGAATAATAACATGGTATTAGCTTATAATACGGAGGGAAAAGAAGTTATTCTAAAAGGGAAATCCATCGGTTTCGGAAGAAAAAAAGGCGATGAGATTGATCGCAAACTGGTGGAACGGGTATTCGTACAGAATGATAAAAAGGATGCCAGACACTTTGAAGAATACTTTGCAAAGCTTCCCCAGGAATATTGGGAGATCAGCGAGCAGACCGTTGATTATGCGAAAAGCGAATTTGGCATACAGCTTAACGAGCGGACCATCCTTACGGTTTGTGACCACATTGCAGGAGCGGTTGACCGTTACCGGGATGGAGTGATTCTTCGCAATGCCATGGTTTGGGAGGGAAAGCGGTTTTATCCCAATGAGTTCAAGGTTGGACAGTATGCTCTGGATCTCATTCAAAAAAGACTGAATGTGAAGATGGAAGAGGATGAGGCCATGTTCCTGGCATTTCATTTCGTCTACGGCCAGTTAAAGAAAAAAGAGCCTGAGAATTTTGAACTGATTACCCAGATTATCCGTGATATCGTTGATATTGTGGAGGCATCTTATCAGGTAAAGCTTAATGCGGAATCCTGGGATTACAGACGATTTGTAACACACATTCGATTTTTCGCTCAACGCATGCTGCAGAATAAGCAGTATGAGATTACTGATGAGGATTGGTTTCATGTTTTAAAGGAAAAGTACCGCAATTCCTATAACTGCATTGTAAAAATAGCTGATTACGTTCATGACCGGTATTATTATGAGATGGACCGGGAAGAGATGATGTATCTGATGATTCATATAGAAAAAGTTACAAGAGATTTAAAGTAA